The following proteins are co-located in the uncultured Draconibacterium sp. genome:
- a CDS encoding deoxynucleoside kinase, with the protein MQFLVIEGNIGAGKSTLSKMIAKEQNAKLVLEQFADNPFLPKFYKDQERYSFPLELSFLADRYNQIKNEVLNLDLFQPFMVADYYFAKTAIFAQNTLKDDEYRLFRQIFDIIFETMPKPDLYVYLHSDIDRLLKNIAKRGRDYEQDINPAYLDKISKGYFHFFKQINSFPILIIDINNIDFVKNPEDFIRIKNAIFNSDYKLGINRLIL; encoded by the coding sequence ATGCAGTTTCTCGTTATTGAAGGAAATATTGGAGCCGGAAAATCAACGCTTTCGAAAATGATTGCCAAAGAGCAAAATGCCAAACTGGTTTTGGAACAATTTGCCGACAATCCTTTTTTGCCAAAATTCTACAAAGACCAGGAACGGTATTCGTTTCCACTTGAACTTTCCTTTTTAGCCGATCGCTACAATCAAATAAAAAACGAGGTACTCAACCTCGATCTTTTTCAACCATTTATGGTGGCCGATTATTATTTTGCCAAAACAGCCATTTTTGCACAAAACACCTTAAAAGATGACGAGTACCGGTTATTCCGGCAAATATTCGACATTATTTTTGAAACCATGCCCAAACCCGATTTGTACGTTTACCTGCATTCCGACATCGATCGGTTACTAAAAAACATAGCAAAACGTGGACGCGATTACGAACAAGATATAAATCCGGCTTACCTCGACAAAATCAGCAAAGGTTACTTCCATTTTTTCAAACAAATTAATAGCTTCCCAATCTTGATTATCGACATAAATAACATCGATTTTGTTAAAAATCCTGAAGATTTTATAAGAATCAAAAATGCGATTTTTAATAGTGATTATAAATTAGGGATAAACCGCCTGATATTGTGA
- a CDS encoding PEP/pyruvate-binding domain-containing protein: MIVFKPAKFLVFAFFALLLSVNARAQYSYVGRTSELSSGYPVADVNITHKRLGTTIVSDQNGAFSWDFDSPEKTQNYRIIYNLFFAPDNANVSLRLFTSDGKILIETPEIGAGETYLLPKLKPGVYILQVLSYAKVDALKLFSSGELLTILQNREPQKSTYSNDTLVFSKNGYYSVEIPFPQKDTIAHVKLLSKTDNDLNYLNGLPNYQAFDLLQSSPFVTNQGEVESLKFIYNQHDNRMYYMNSKRFEFHFPFAEQFLGYNKGHYHFNMTQYTNSGERFLYPGSINYYKALDKYVLRFYAGDEMDCSQIRHIFDRISSTSYLQGKLYLYPNNPEWESCSEVPVITSDELYEGQNYQALNLASGYGYLRKVDYEQLNSNYLGKHDIIVLNGIPNDVSVVAGIITTEFQTPLSHINILSHNRGTPNMALRNAWNHPKLEELMGELVYLEVQADSFIIRKATLDEATAFWSQNEPQTVVSLPKNTNTSGLIDLEKAGYSSVNTIGGKAANFAELLKLQNPSITTPENPFAIPFHYYKRHMENNQIDLFMNDLFENEMFKTNQEYRKQKLEELRTKIIEAPLDPALTELIRTKIKNFKDFDAWRFRSSTNAEDLEFFSGAGLYDSFSAKKDDENKTIENAIKKVWASCWNFRAFEEREYYKIEQNSVAMGILVHRSFPNENANGVVITKNLYNINPGFIVNVQFDEYSIVFPEPGVLHDQLILYTYSLDPSHKFTIEYLSHSNIPGYSGQNVLTEKELYQLGEDCLQIKNHFFNNVPHSCSCLFDDFGLDIEFKIDSPNGKRKLYIKQVRLYH, translated from the coding sequence ATGATTGTTTTTAAACCGGCTAAATTTTTGGTTTTTGCATTTTTTGCACTGCTGCTTTCGGTAAATGCCAGGGCACAATATTCGTATGTGGGGCGCACCAGCGAATTAAGTTCCGGCTATCCGGTAGCTGATGTAAACATTACGCATAAAAGATTGGGCACTACAATTGTTTCAGACCAAAATGGAGCCTTTTCGTGGGATTTTGACTCACCGGAAAAAACACAAAACTACCGGATTATTTACAACCTGTTTTTTGCCCCCGACAACGCAAATGTTTCCTTACGTTTATTTACCAGCGATGGAAAAATCCTCATTGAAACACCTGAGATTGGCGCCGGAGAAACCTACCTTCTGCCAAAACTAAAACCCGGCGTGTACATATTACAGGTTTTGTCTTATGCTAAAGTTGACGCATTAAAACTCTTTTCGTCGGGCGAACTACTTACGATCCTACAAAACCGGGAGCCCCAAAAAAGCACCTATTCAAACGATACTTTAGTCTTTTCGAAAAATGGATACTACAGTGTTGAAATTCCTTTTCCGCAGAAAGACACCATTGCGCATGTAAAACTATTGTCGAAAACCGACAATGATTTAAATTACTTAAACGGACTACCCAACTACCAGGCTTTCGACCTATTGCAAAGCAGTCCGTTTGTTACCAACCAGGGCGAAGTGGAATCGCTGAAATTTATTTACAACCAACACGACAACCGCATGTATTACATGAACAGCAAAAGGTTTGAATTTCATTTTCCCTTTGCCGAGCAGTTTCTGGGTTACAACAAAGGGCATTACCATTTTAACATGACCCAATACACCAATTCAGGCGAACGCTTTCTATACCCGGGCTCAATAAACTATTACAAGGCGCTTGATAAATACGTGCTGCGTTTTTATGCCGGCGACGAAATGGATTGTTCGCAGATCAGGCACATTTTCGACCGAATAAGTTCAACATCGTATTTGCAAGGCAAACTGTATTTATACCCTAACAACCCCGAATGGGAAAGCTGCTCTGAAGTGCCGGTAATAACTTCCGACGAATTGTATGAGGGGCAAAATTACCAGGCATTAAACCTCGCCAGTGGCTACGGATACTTGCGAAAAGTCGACTATGAACAGCTGAATTCAAACTACCTGGGGAAACACGATATTATTGTATTAAACGGCATTCCAAACGATGTTTCGGTGGTTGCCGGAATTATTACTACCGAGTTTCAAACACCACTTAGCCACATTAACATTTTAAGCCACAACCGCGGAACACCAAACATGGCCCTCAGAAATGCATGGAACCATCCAAAGCTTGAAGAATTAATGGGCGAACTGGTTTACCTTGAGGTGCAGGCCGATTCGTTTATCATACGAAAAGCCACTTTGGATGAAGCCACTGCCTTTTGGTCTCAAAACGAGCCTCAAACTGTTGTGTCGCTCCCGAAAAACACAAACACATCGGGTTTAATCGATTTAGAAAAAGCAGGTTATTCGAGCGTTAATACAATTGGAGGGAAAGCTGCAAATTTTGCAGAACTGCTAAAGCTTCAAAATCCATCCATCACCACACCCGAAAATCCTTTTGCCATTCCGTTCCATTATTACAAACGGCACATGGAAAACAATCAAATCGATTTGTTTATGAACGACTTATTCGAAAATGAAATGTTTAAAACCAACCAGGAATACCGGAAACAAAAGCTGGAAGAACTGCGAACTAAAATTATTGAGGCCCCACTCGATCCTGCGTTAACAGAATTGATTCGTACAAAAATTAAGAATTTTAAAGATTTTGATGCCTGGCGTTTTCGTTCGTCCACCAATGCCGAAGACCTGGAGTTCTTTTCGGGTGCCGGATTGTACGATTCCTTTTCGGCTAAAAAAGACGATGAAAACAAAACCATTGAAAATGCCATAAAAAAAGTGTGGGCAAGCTGCTGGAATTTCAGAGCATTCGAAGAACGCGAGTACTATAAAATAGAGCAAAACTCAGTAGCAATGGGCATTTTGGTTCACCGCTCTTTTCCAAACGAAAATGCGAACGGAGTTGTTATCACCAAAAACCTGTACAACATTAATCCCGGATTTATTGTAAATGTTCAGTTCGACGAATACAGCATTGTATTTCCCGAGCCCGGAGTTCTTCACGATCAACTTATACTTTACACCTATTCGCTTGATCCGTCGCACAAATTTACCATCGAATATTTGTCGCATTCCAACATCCCTGGCTACAGCGGACAAAATGTATTAACCGAAAAAGAATTGTATCAGCTGGGAGAAGATTGTCTGCAAATTAAAAATCACTTTTTCAACAATGTACCTCATTCGTGCTCTTGCCTTTTTGATGATTTTGGACTCGATATTGAATTTAAAATTGATTCGCCCAACGGAAAAAGGAAACTTTATATAAAGCAGGTTCGCCTTTATCATTGA